Proteins from a genomic interval of Chroococcidiopsis thermalis PCC 7203:
- the ureE gene encoding urease accessory protein UreE, which translates to MLTITDRLPAINSAVNAFTLVLTAEERTKSRHRFETEEGETVFLRLPRGTVLRDGDMLRSDNGEYLILVKAKSELVLTVTAATSLDLLRAAYHLGNRHVPLEIGTNYLRLSPDPVLQAMLEHLGVIVIEENAPFQPEVGAYGHH; encoded by the coding sequence ATGTTAACTATAACCGATCGCTTACCAGCTATTAACAGTGCTGTCAATGCTTTTACCTTGGTGCTGACGGCGGAGGAACGTACGAAAAGCCGCCATCGCTTTGAAACTGAGGAAGGAGAAACGGTATTTCTACGTTTACCCAGAGGAACGGTATTGCGGGATGGAGATATGTTGCGATCGGATAATGGCGAATATTTGATTTTAGTCAAGGCAAAATCAGAACTAGTCTTGACGGTCACAGCAGCTACATCTTTAGATTTACTGAGGGCTGCATATCATTTGGGTAATCGTCACGTACCCTTAGAAATTGGTACTAACTATCTTCGCTTATCTCCCGATCCAGTATTGCAAGCAATGTTAGAACATCTGGGAGTCATCGTAATAGAAGAAAACGCTCCATTTCAGCCTGAAGTTGGCGCGTATGGACACCATTAG
- the cbiB gene encoding adenosylcobinamide-phosphate synthase CbiB, giving the protein MNFVPSSPSPLLIAAVLDYLIGDPWGFPHPVRVMGWLIAQFNYFAFKYLKSERSLYWAGVVLGLGLILGSGAVSWLLVYAASQVHPLLGLVTDSILLASCFALRSLRTAAEDVLQPLAAGDLVQARAKLSLYVGRDTQELSALEILRAVLETVAENATDGVMAPLFYAIASAFIPYTNVAFLPLAYKAASTLDSMVGYREAPYTHLGRFSAKLEDRLTWLPCRLTVLSLALRSLKPLYVWQMCQRDAIKDPSPNSGWSECAYAAVLGVQLGGTNWYRGVAKQKPLLGEPIYPITREKVRQALQLTRYCFLLWLGSGIGAIAIFHFLL; this is encoded by the coding sequence TTGAATTTTGTCCCCAGTTCCCCCAGCCCTCTTCTCATCGCCGCAGTTTTAGACTACTTAATTGGCGATCCTTGGGGTTTTCCACATCCGGTGCGGGTGATGGGATGGCTAATTGCTCAGTTTAATTATTTCGCATTCAAATATTTGAAATCCGAGCGATCGCTCTACTGGGCGGGTGTGGTTTTAGGATTAGGATTAATTCTTGGCAGTGGTGCTGTTAGCTGGTTATTGGTTTATGCTGCTAGCCAAGTACATCCATTATTGGGTCTAGTGACAGATAGCATTTTATTAGCCAGTTGTTTTGCACTTCGCAGTCTCAGAACAGCAGCAGAAGATGTCTTGCAACCTTTGGCAGCTGGCGATTTAGTACAAGCCAGAGCGAAATTAAGTCTTTATGTTGGTAGAGATACGCAAGAACTCTCAGCACTAGAAATTTTGAGAGCAGTCTTAGAAACAGTAGCGGAAAATGCCACTGACGGGGTGATGGCTCCCTTATTTTACGCGATCGCCTCTGCCTTCATACCATATACAAATGTGGCGTTTCTGCCCTTGGCATACAAAGCAGCAAGTACTCTTGATTCGATGGTAGGTTATCGAGAAGCACCATACACTCATTTAGGTAGATTTAGCGCTAAATTGGAAGACCGATTGACGTGGTTGCCTTGTCGTTTGACAGTTTTATCTCTCGCATTGCGATCGCTTAAGCCTTTGTATGTATGGCAAATGTGTCAGCGAGATGCAATTAAAGATCCCAGTCCTAATTCAGGTTGGAGTGAATGCGCTTATGCAGCTGTCTTAGGCGTACAACTAGGAGGAACGAATTGGTATCGAGGAGTAGCCAAGCAAAAGCCTTTACTGGGAGAACCGATTTATCCCATTACTAGAGAAAAAGTTCGGCAAGCCTTACAACTGACGCGGTATTGTTTTCTCTTGTGGCTGGGATCAGGAATTGGGGCGATCGCTATTTTTCATTTCTTATTATGA
- a CDS encoding urease accessory protein UreF, with translation MDTIRNSECGIWNSELALLSLLQLASPALPVGAYSYSEGIETLVEWGAIADAQSLQHWLERELHFGAIRIEAAMTIRAYNAVLASNLTNLNYWNSWLSAARETEELRNSSWQMGRSLVRLLLELQPQLESIFNAVGHSVNYAIAFGVAAHCWQISPETAVLGYLHSWATNLVTAGIKLIPLGQTAGQQILINLQAHIVDAAARISVLTDDELSSCSWGLSLASMAHETQYTRLFRS, from the coding sequence ATGGACACCATTAGGAATTCGGAATGCGGAATTTGGAATTCGGAATTAGCACTATTAAGTTTGCTGCAATTGGCGAGTCCGGCTTTACCAGTAGGGGCTTATAGTTATTCTGAGGGTATAGAAACGCTGGTAGAATGGGGGGCGATCGCAGATGCTCAAAGTTTGCAACATTGGTTAGAACGGGAATTGCATTTTGGCGCAATTCGGATTGAAGCGGCGATGACGATCAGAGCATATAATGCTGTTTTGGCAAGCAATTTAACAAATTTAAATTATTGGAATAGTTGGCTATCGGCGGCGCGGGAAACGGAAGAGTTGCGTAATTCTAGTTGGCAAATGGGGCGATCGCTGGTGCGGTTGTTGTTGGAACTCCAGCCACAGTTAGAATCTATATTTAATGCAGTAGGTCATTCAGTGAATTATGCGATCGCCTTTGGAGTGGCTGCGCATTGCTGGCAAATTTCCCCAGAAACTGCTGTTTTAGGTTATTTACATAGTTGGGCGACAAATTTAGTTACTGCTGGGATTAAACTGATTCCCCTCGGACAAACTGCCGGACAACAGATTTTAATTAATTTACAAGCTCATATAGTTGATGCAGCTGCTCGGATTTCAGTCTTAACTGATGACGAATTGAGTAGTTGTAGCTGGGGTTTATCGCTGGCTAGTATGGCACACGAAACTCAATATACGCGCTTATTTCGGAGTTAA
- a CDS encoding Rrf2 family transcriptional regulator, whose translation MKLTTRGHYSVKALLDLSLQPNYTPVAVKAIAARQEIPAPYLEKLLIEMRRAGLVTSVRGVQGGYKLARSPAAISLGEILAAVGETIEPLPHHQPEPGQAEDWVTFTLWQRLHQKMREALYSITLADLYYDARSWQAAQGEETNFVV comes from the coding sequence ATGAAACTGACAACTAGGGGTCACTACAGCGTTAAAGCATTGCTCGATCTGAGCCTGCAACCAAATTACACTCCGGTAGCAGTTAAAGCAATTGCCGCTCGGCAAGAAATTCCTGCTCCTTATTTAGAGAAATTACTGATTGAAATGCGACGAGCAGGATTAGTAACATCGGTGCGGGGAGTTCAAGGAGGATACAAATTAGCGCGATCGCCTGCGGCAATTTCATTAGGTGAAATTCTCGCTGCTGTCGGAGAAACTATCGAACCTTTGCCCCACCATCAACCAGAACCAGGACAAGCAGAAGATTGGGTCACTTTTACGCTCTGGCAACGATTGCATCAAAAAATGAGAGAAGCATTGTATAGTATTACTCTTGCCGATCTCTACTACGATGCCCGTAGTTGGCAAGCCGCTCAAGGAGAAGAAACAAATTTTGTGGTTTAG
- a CDS encoding AbrB family transcriptional regulator, giving the protein MNKKKKIEPLAGEALLKKVKELDSLSKEEKAKECGYYTTTKNGVERVNMMKFLNALIDAEGIELDSTSNSNGRGGRSASYRISVQSNGNLLIGSAYTKQMGLQQGDEFVITLGKKHIHLKQIDGAKEDVEATA; this is encoded by the coding sequence ATGAATAAAAAGAAAAAGATCGAGCCTCTAGCCGGAGAAGCACTGCTCAAGAAAGTCAAAGAGCTAGATAGCCTGAGTAAAGAAGAAAAGGCAAAGGAATGCGGCTACTACACGACTACCAAAAATGGTGTAGAGCGTGTCAATATGATGAAGTTTCTCAACGCGCTAATAGATGCGGAAGGCATTGAATTAGATAGTACTTCCAACTCAAATGGGCGTGGCGGACGTAGTGCCAGCTACCGCATTAGCGTTCAATCGAACGGTAATTTGCTAATTGGTTCGGCATATACGAAGCAAATGGGTCTACAACAAGGAGATGAATTTGTCATCACTCTAGGGAAAAAACACATTCATCTCAAGCAAATAGATGGAGCAAAAGAAGACGTAGAGGCTACAGCTTGA
- a CDS encoding class I SAM-dependent methyltransferase, translating to MSDRDRIYERVARHYNDTGFEFESARLSQHFPIEFAITSRYLNRWISDNATVADIGVGVGHYAELLASRGCCIYLVDISQRLLDATYTRLKAIGLHERILGMHCTSATQLDCLNVEFDAVLLLGPLYHLCSIEERQQPVKAAAKILKPEGLLFAAGINRLTYFRELFRTAPELVLTRKDFHQQLLQDGNIDPTHAPPLGYGHLTTSEEFHQLFKSDFQTVTLTGVESFASPWQNSFNNLAPAAAEAWLDLIETTGTTAEGLGMTDHFLYVGRKKAENS from the coding sequence ATGAGCGATCGCGATCGAATCTATGAGAGGGTAGCACGACATTATAACGATACAGGTTTTGAGTTTGAATCAGCACGTTTGTCGCAACATTTTCCAATTGAGTTTGCTATTACTTCTCGTTATCTAAATCGATGGATATCTGACAATGCAACTGTTGCTGATATTGGTGTTGGTGTCGGTCATTATGCAGAATTGTTGGCAAGCCGAGGCTGTTGTATCTACTTAGTTGACATCTCGCAACGCCTACTCGACGCTACCTATACCAGGCTTAAAGCTATTGGGCTGCACGAAAGAATACTGGGAATGCATTGCACTTCGGCAACTCAGTTAGACTGTTTAAATGTAGAATTCGATGCAGTACTTTTGCTGGGTCCTCTCTATCATTTATGTTCTATTGAAGAAAGACAACAACCTGTTAAGGCAGCAGCTAAAATCCTAAAACCAGAAGGTTTGCTATTCGCAGCTGGGATTAACCGCCTAACATACTTTAGAGAACTATTTCGTACCGCACCCGAACTCGTATTAACCCGTAAAGACTTCCATCAGCAGTTATTACAAGATGGTAATATCGATCCTACACACGCACCACCGCTTGGCTATGGTCATCTGACGACGAGCGAAGAGTTTCACCAGTTATTTAAATCTGATTTTCAGACTGTCACTTTAACAGGGGTAGAATCTTTTGCTAGCCCTTGGCAGAACTCCTTTAACAATCTTGCGCCAGCAGCAGCAGAAGCCTGGTTAGATTTAATCGAGACGACGGGAACTACCGCAGAAGGACTAGGAATGACAGATCATTTTCTCTATGTCGGCAGGAAGAAAGCAGAAAATTCATAA
- a CDS encoding precorrin-8X methylmutase, translating into MNFPIHPIMTQSFAVIDREIGTYKDKFSPAEYAIVRRVIHSTADFEFQHLICFSPNAIEAGIQAVRDRVPIITDVGMVKQGVVNLLRKTFDNPLISAVEGVEVALPGKTRTETGLIKSYEKFPTAIFAIGNAPTALLALCQELESASTLPALVIGAPVGFISVVESKAALARSPVNQIRVEGRKGGSSIAAAILNALIMLALERES; encoded by the coding sequence GTGAACTTCCCTATCCATCCCATCATGACGCAGAGTTTTGCGGTTATCGATCGCGAAATTGGCACGTATAAAGATAAATTTAGTCCGGCTGAGTATGCGATCGTCAGACGGGTAATTCATAGTACGGCTGATTTTGAGTTTCAGCATTTGATTTGTTTTAGTCCCAACGCCATTGAAGCAGGAATTCAGGCAGTTCGCGATCGCGTGCCGATTATTACTGATGTAGGAATGGTGAAACAGGGTGTAGTGAATTTGCTCAGAAAAACTTTTGATAATCCACTCATTAGTGCTGTAGAAGGAGTTGAAGTAGCTCTTCCAGGCAAAACCCGCACGGAAACAGGATTAATCAAGTCTTATGAAAAGTTTCCTACAGCAATTTTTGCGATCGGTAATGCTCCCACAGCGCTTTTAGCTTTATGTCAAGAATTAGAAAGCGCCAGTACGCTACCAGCTTTGGTAATTGGTGCGCCAGTAGGTTTTATCTCAGTAGTTGAATCTAAGGCTGCATTAGCTCGCTCCCCAGTCAATCAAATTCGTGTAGAAGGACGCAAAGGAGGTTCCTCCATCGCTGCTGCGATCTTAAATGCTTTAATTATGTTGGCATTAGAACGGGAGTCGTAA
- the holA gene encoding DNA polymerase III subunit delta — MPIYFYWGEDEFSLQQAVNGLRDRCLDPNWMSFNYTQIPPTQSDALIQGFNQAMTPPFGMGSRLVWLVDTTVCQNCSDDLLAELKRTLPAIPETSILLLTSRNKPDGRLKSTKLFQEHAEVQEFALIPPWKTDLLLQQVRQAAQSLGVKLTPSAVEAIVESVGNDTRLLYNELEKLKLYAGENSPPIGESIVADLVKFNTQNSLKLAEAIRQGDTNKTLILIGQLIGRNEPVLKIVATLIGQFRTWLWVKLMLERGENSEQQIAQAAEISNPKRVFILKREVMQISTQQLIAALPVLLELEVSLKQGAEQITTLQTKAIALCQIFSSSNS, encoded by the coding sequence ATGCCAATCTACTTCTACTGGGGTGAAGATGAGTTTTCGTTACAACAAGCAGTTAATGGCTTGCGCGATCGCTGCCTCGATCCAAATTGGATGAGTTTTAACTACACGCAAATTCCGCCTACACAATCAGATGCTCTAATTCAGGGATTCAATCAAGCGATGACACCACCATTTGGGATGGGTAGTCGTCTTGTTTGGCTGGTGGATACCACTGTTTGTCAAAATTGTTCGGATGACTTATTGGCTGAACTAAAACGCACCCTACCAGCTATTCCCGAGACTTCAATTTTGTTACTGACAAGTCGCAATAAACCGGATGGCAGGCTGAAATCGACTAAACTTTTCCAAGAACATGCCGAAGTGCAGGAATTTGCGCTGATTCCACCGTGGAAAACAGATTTACTGCTTCAGCAGGTACGACAAGCCGCTCAAAGTTTGGGGGTGAAGCTCACTCCCAGTGCAGTAGAAGCGATCGTTGAATCTGTAGGAAATGATACGCGACTGCTTTATAACGAACTGGAAAAGCTCAAACTCTATGCAGGTGAGAATTCTCCACCCATAGGCGAGAGTATTGTAGCAGACTTGGTTAAATTCAATACTCAAAATAGCTTAAAGCTAGCAGAAGCAATTCGTCAGGGAGATACAAACAAAACTTTGATTCTCATCGGGCAGTTGATCGGTCGCAACGAACCCGTACTCAAAATCGTGGCAACGTTGATCGGACAGTTTCGGACTTGGCTATGGGTAAAGCTAATGTTAGAACGAGGCGAAAACTCGGAACAACAGATCGCTCAAGCAGCAGAAATTAGCAATCCTAAACGAGTATTTATTCTCAAGCGAGAAGTGATGCAGATTTCTACACAGCAACTGATCGCTGCTTTACCCGTCTTGCTGGAATTAGAAGTGAGCTTGAAACAAGGTGCAGAACAAATAACGACGTTGCAAACAAAAGCGATCGCCCTTTGCCAGATTTTTTCATCATCTAACAGCTAG
- a CDS encoding DUF4168 domain-containing protein, which translates to MTKFCYLYLLTNFNRMLSRSLLIGAISALSVVAGLPDLHNFSNLNFSTAASAQDFSEAEVNNYARAVLEAEPVRQTALTDLKQSMGSEELPRIACDREDSISNLPDNARSIAKGYCSQYESIVKKYFSSFEEFNQITKTVQNNPDLRQRIQDEMLRLQGSP; encoded by the coding sequence ATGACTAAATTTTGCTATCTCTATTTACTGACCAACTTCAACCGGATGTTATCGCGATCGCTGCTGATTGGGGCAATTAGCGCGTTGAGTGTAGTTGCTGGACTACCCGATCTGCACAATTTCAGCAATCTCAACTTCAGCACTGCTGCATCTGCTCAAGACTTCAGCGAAGCAGAAGTTAACAATTATGCTAGGGCTGTTTTGGAGGCAGAACCAGTCCGCCAAACGGCTTTAACCGATCTCAAACAAAGTATGGGTTCTGAAGAGTTACCCCGCATTGCGTGCGATCGCGAAGATAGCATCTCTAACCTACCAGATAACGCTCGCAGTATTGCCAAAGGCTATTGCTCGCAGTATGAATCAATTGTGAAAAAATACTTTAGTTCTTTTGAAGAATTTAATCAAATTACCAAAACAGTCCAAAATAATCCCGATTTAAGACAGCGAATTCAAGATGAAATGCTGCGATTACAAGGTAGCCCTTAA